From Methylocystis sp. ATCC 49242, one genomic window encodes:
- the ftsA gene encoding cell division protein FtsA, with amino-acid sequence MKAQIVPPRMKPLSPRRSATLAALDVGTSKIACLIARLTPVGRVAPGDWRTHRIRVVGIGHQRSLGVKHGLVVDMDEAERAIRQTVDAAERMAGMQVDRVIVTASGGRLASEHFQAKRAIGGREVAESDIHRVLEASAAHHLHRGRVAVHSLPTGFSLDGVSGIREPKDMIGDELSVDLHVATCDQAAARNLILAVERGHLGVEGMAATPYVSGLSVLEPDEAEMGVVVVDMGAGSTSLAVFARGELVHLDAVTLGGNHVTMDIARGLDARLADAERLKTFHGSAIASSSDDRETVSFDHVGERGPHKAHAPKSHLVRIIRPRVEETLEFLRDRLARAGYPSGPSRRIVLTGGASQLTGVAEAARRILGGQVRVGRPIGVEGLPDAARSPAFAAAAGLLVYPQVAGREYFEPHRFERAATGTDGYMTRVGRWLKESF; translated from the coding sequence ATGAAGGCCCAAATCGTCCCGCCGCGTATGAAGCCCCTTTCGCCGCGCCGCTCCGCGACGCTCGCGGCTCTGGACGTCGGCACGTCGAAGATCGCCTGCCTCATCGCGCGCCTCACGCCGGTCGGACGGGTCGCGCCGGGCGACTGGCGCACGCATCGCATTCGCGTCGTCGGCATCGGGCATCAGCGTTCGCTGGGCGTCAAGCACGGGCTCGTCGTCGACATGGACGAAGCCGAGCGCGCCATCCGCCAGACTGTCGACGCCGCCGAGCGCATGGCCGGCATGCAGGTCGACCGGGTCATCGTCACCGCCTCCGGCGGGCGCCTCGCCTCCGAGCATTTCCAGGCGAAGCGCGCCATCGGCGGCCGCGAGGTGGCCGAGTCCGACATTCATCGCGTGCTGGAGGCGTCCGCCGCGCATCATCTGCATCGCGGCCGCGTCGCCGTGCATTCGTTGCCCACGGGCTTCTCGCTCGATGGCGTCAGCGGCATTCGCGAGCCCAAGGACATGATCGGCGACGAGCTTAGCGTCGACCTTCACGTCGCGACCTGCGATCAGGCGGCGGCGCGCAATCTCATTCTCGCGGTGGAGCGCGGCCATCTCGGCGTCGAGGGCATGGCGGCGACGCCCTATGTCTCCGGCCTCTCCGTGCTCGAGCCAGACGAGGCGGAGATGGGCGTCGTGGTGGTCGACATGGGCGCGGGTTCGACGTCGCTCGCCGTCTTCGCGCGCGGCGAACTGGTTCATCTCGACGCCGTGACGCTCGGCGGCAATCACGTCACCATGGACATCGCCCGCGGACTCGACGCCCGCCTCGCGGACGCCGAGCGCCTCAAGACCTTCCATGGCTCGGCGATCGCCTCCTCATCCGACGATCGGGAGACCGTGTCCTTCGATCATGTCGGCGAGCGCGGCCCGCACAAGGCACACGCGCCGAAATCGCATCTCGTGCGCATCATCCGTCCGCGCGTGGAAGAGACGCTCGAATTCCTGCGCGATCGTCTCGCGCGCGCCGGCTACCCCTCGGGCCCGAGTCGCCGCATCGTGCTTACCGGCGGCGCGAGCCAGCTCACCGGCGTCGCGGAAGCCGCGCGCAGAATCCTCGGCGGCCAGGTCCGCGTCGGTCGTCCGATCGGCGTCGAAGGTTTGCCCGACGCGGCGCGGAGCCCGGCCTTCGCCGCCGCCGCCGGACTCCTTGTCTACCCGCAGGTCGCGGGCCGCGAATATTTCGAGCCGCATCGCTTCGAACGGGCGGCGACCGGAACCGACGGTTACATGACGCGAGTGGGTAGATGGTTAAAAGAAAGCTTCTAG
- a CDS encoding D-alanine--D-alanine ligase → MTKHVAVLMGGLSAEREISLRSGEACAKALEEQAYRVSRVDVGHDAASVLAALEPDVAFNALHGKFGEDGCIQGVLELLRIPYTHSGVLASSVAMKKDVAKVVMAAAGVPVPKGRVVHRLEAAKAHVLPVPYVLKPISEGSSFGVFIITDGDAPPPRELARADWAHGDLMLAEQFIAGRELTCAVMGDRALDVIEILAADGGWYDYHAKYAKGGSKHVLPANLKQNIYQEVQHLAIEAHRALGCRGVSRADFRYDDRPGGTGELVVLEVNTQPGMTETSLVPEMAAYAGFSFGELVRWMVEDASCDR, encoded by the coding sequence ATGACCAAACATGTCGCCGTGCTGATGGGCGGACTTTCCGCCGAACGCGAAATCTCGCTGCGCTCGGGCGAGGCCTGCGCAAAGGCGCTCGAGGAGCAGGCTTATCGCGTCTCGCGAGTCGACGTGGGTCATGACGCCGCAAGCGTTCTGGCTGCGCTCGAGCCTGACGTCGCCTTCAACGCCCTGCACGGCAAGTTCGGCGAGGACGGATGCATACAGGGCGTGCTGGAGCTTCTGCGCATTCCCTACACCCATTCGGGCGTGCTCGCGTCGTCGGTCGCGATGAAGAAGGACGTGGCCAAGGTCGTGATGGCCGCCGCCGGCGTGCCGGTGCCGAAAGGCCGAGTCGTCCATAGGCTGGAGGCGGCGAAGGCGCATGTGCTGCCGGTTCCCTATGTATTGAAGCCGATTTCGGAGGGCTCATCCTTCGGTGTCTTCATCATCACGGACGGCGACGCGCCACCGCCGCGGGAGCTTGCAAGGGCCGACTGGGCGCATGGCGATCTGATGCTTGCGGAGCAATTCATCGCGGGCCGCGAACTCACCTGCGCGGTGATGGGCGACCGCGCGTTGGACGTGATCGAAATCCTGGCCGCAGACGGCGGATGGTACGACTATCACGCGAAATACGCGAAAGGCGGCTCGAAACACGTTCTTCCTGCAAATCTTAAACAGAATATTTACCAAGAGGTTCAACATTTAGCCATCGAGGCTCACAGAGCTCTCGGCTGTCGCGGCGTCAGCCGCGCGGACTTCCGATACGACGACCGCCCCGGAGGTACGGGCGAGCTCGTCGTATTGGAAGTGAACACGCAGCCGGGAATGACGGAGACCTCGCTCGTGCCAGAAATGGCGGCTTATGCAGGTTTTTCGTTCGGCGAGCTTGTCAGATGGATGGTGGAAGACGCGTCCTGCGATCGTTGA
- a CDS encoding cell division protein FtsQ/DivIB: MDGGRRVLRSLRESVTASLPLVHAPFAQARPAIAGAPTAPFQPAPASSPTPRAQSRRRVDVSSRLSRFAALGRPGVGLAATVLLFGGVGLAGFVQNGGYADLVAREGEPWDIVARAVGFDISAVTITGQSRMSEQELLVASGVGPRQSLPFLDANAVREKLMAVPLVKSARVMKLYPNRLVVAIEERQPSALWQRDGHVSVVSEDGVAIDDLRDDRYLNLPFVVGEGAQKRLAEFSMLMKVAGDLAKRVKAGVLVAGRRWDIEMTNGVMVRLPEQNPFGALETLSRLQHEARVLDKDVMSIDLRMTDRVTVRLTEEGAASREAKLSRKSHKSGG; the protein is encoded by the coding sequence ATGGATGGTGGAAGACGCGTCCTGCGATCGTTGAGGGAGTCGGTAACGGCTTCCCTTCCGCTTGTTCATGCCCCCTTCGCCCAGGCCCGCCCGGCGATAGCGGGCGCCCCGACGGCTCCCTTTCAGCCCGCGCCCGCAAGTTCTCCAACGCCTCGCGCGCAGTCGCGCCGTCGCGTCGATGTTTCTTCCCGACTGTCGCGCTTCGCGGCGCTCGGCCGGCCGGGCGTCGGACTTGCGGCCACGGTCCTCCTGTTCGGCGGCGTCGGCCTCGCGGGCTTCGTGCAGAATGGCGGCTACGCCGATCTCGTCGCCCGTGAAGGCGAGCCCTGGGACATTGTCGCGCGCGCCGTCGGCTTCGACATTTCCGCCGTCACGATCACCGGCCAGTCGCGGATGAGCGAACAGGAATTGCTCGTCGCCTCCGGCGTCGGCCCGCGCCAGTCGCTGCCTTTTCTCGACGCCAATGCGGTGCGTGAGAAACTGATGGCGGTTCCGCTCGTCAAATCGGCGCGGGTGATGAAGCTCTATCCCAATCGCCTCGTCGTGGCGATAGAGGAGCGCCAGCCTTCGGCTTTGTGGCAGCGGGACGGGCATGTGTCGGTCGTTTCCGAGGACGGCGTGGCGATCGACGATCTGCGCGACGACCGCTATCTCAATCTTCCCTTCGTCGTCGGCGAGGGCGCGCAGAAGCGCCTCGCGGAATTTTCCATGCTGATGAAAGTCGCCGGCGATCTCGCCAAGCGCGTCAAGGCGGGTGTGCTCGTCGCCGGCCGCCGCTGGGATATCGAGATGACCAACGGCGTCATGGTCAGGCTACCCGAGCAGAATCCCTTCGGCGCGCTGGAGACGCTCTCACGTTTGCAGCACGAGGCGCGCGTCCTCGACAAGGATGTGATGTCCATAGATCTGCGCATGACGGATCGCGTCACCGTTCGTCTCACCGAAGAAGGCGCCGCCTCGCGCGAGGCGAAGCTGTCGCGCAAGTCGCACAAGAGTGGTGGTTAG